The Streptomyces sp. M92 nucleotide sequence CCCCGTACGCCCGTCAAGCCGACCAGCATCGGCTGGGAGGCCACCGGCGGACGCGGCATCCTCCTGGTCGAGGCGATGTCGGCGACCTGGGGGACCCTGCCGGTCAGCGGCGGCAAACAGGTCTGGAGCGAGGTCCCGGTGGGCCGCGGCCGTGGATAGGTGCCGGCGCCGCCCGGCCGGGTACCCGGCGCCCACACCACGACCGAGCAGCAGAATGAGGGATCACGTCATGACCCAGTACGTCCGCGACATCATGACCGGCCACCCGGTGACCGTGGAGCCGCAGACCTCCGTGACCGCGGTGGCCCGCCTCATGCGCGACCGGGACCTCGGTGCCGTCCTGGTCACGGACGGCGACGCACTGCGCGGACTGGTCACCGACCGCGACCTGGTGATCCGGTCCGTCGCGGACGGCGGCGACCCGGAGCAGACCACAGTGGCCGGCGCGTGCAGCGACGACCTGGTGACCGTACGGTCCGACGAGCAGCTGGACCACGCCGTCGAGGTGATGCGCGAACACGCCGTGCGCCGGGTACCGGTCGTCGACGACGGCCGCCCCGTCGGCATCGTCTCCCTCGGCGACCTGGCCATGGAGCGCGATCCGGAGTCGGCACTGGGCGACATCAGCGTGGCCCGGCCCAACCCGTAGGCGCCGGGCCCGGTGTTTCACGAGAATGCGCCGGGGGACCCGTCGGGCGACGGTGCCGGACACAGAAAGCAGAAGGAAGATGATGCTCCGTGACCACGGACACCAGTGAGAAACCCGTCGCCCGCCGCCAGGAGACCGGTTGGTCCACGGCCCGACGGCTGCGTGGCCGGGGTGCGATGCGCACCTGGATACCGGCCGTCGAGGACGGCACGAGCGCACACGCACCGCGGACGGGGCAGGAGTCGAACATCGTCAGGGGCGAGGACTGAACCGTCCCGGAGACACGAAGGACACCCCAGCGCGCCGGCCATGTGCCGGCGCGGTGCGCGTCCGGACCGGCCGCCGCCACGGGCGGCCCGCGGGTAATGTCGGCGAAAGGCTCCCGCCCGCCCGCCCCACCCCCTGCAAGGCACCGAACCGTCCATGAACCTCCTGGTCACCGGCGCAGCCGGATTCATAGGCTCCCGATACGTCCGGACACTGCTCGCCCCGGACGCCCCCGACGCGCCGCGGATCACGGTTCTGGACAGCCTCACCTACGCCGGCACTCTCGACGCCCTCCCACTCGGCCACCCCCGGCTGGACTTCGTGCACGGCGACATCCGCGACACCGCGCTGGTCGACAAACTGATGGCCGGCACCGACCAAGTGGTGCACTTCGCCGCCGAGTCCCACGTGGACCGGTCGATCGGCGCCGCCGCCGACTTCGTGCTCACCAACGTCGTCGGCACCCAGACCCTGCTGGACGCGGCCCTGCGGCACGGCGCGGACACCTTCGTGCACGTCTCCACCGACGAGGTCTACGGCTCGCTGGAGTCCGGTTCGGCCACGGAGGAGTATCCGCTGCGGCCCAGCTCCCCGTACGCCGCCTCCAAGGCGTCGGCCGACCTGCTCGCCCTCTCCTACCACCGCACCCACGGCCTGGACGTGCGGGTGACCCGGTGCTCCAACAACTATGGCCCGTACCAGTTCCCCGAAAAACTCGTGCCGCTGTTCGTCACCCACCTCCTCGACGGCCGGAAGGTCCCGCTGTACGGCGACGGGCGCAACGTCCGCGACTGGCTCCACGTGGACGACCACTGCCATGGCGTCGACCTGGTCCGTACCCGGGGCCGGGCCGGCCAGGTCTACAACATCGGCGGCGGCACCGAACTGACCAACCGCGAACTCACCGGCCTGCTTCTCGACGCCTGCGGCGCCGGCCGGGACCGGATCGAGTACGTCGCCGACCGCAAGGGCCACGACCTGCGCTACTCGGTCGACTGGAGCAAGGCCCGCGACGAACTGGGCTACCGTCCCGGCCGGGACTTCACGGCAGGGCTGGCCGGCACCGTCGCCTGGTACCGGGCCAACCGGGCCTGGTGGGAGACGCTCAAGCAAAGGACGGGGTCCGCCCCATAGGCTGGTTCCGTGCGACTGCTGCTCATGTCAGACACCCATCTGCCGAAGCGGGCGAAGGAACTGCCCGAAGCGCTGCTGGCGGAGATCCCGCGCGCCGACGTCGTCGTGCACGCGGGGGACTGGGTCGACACGGACACCCTCGACCTGCTGGAGCACCGCAGCCAACGGCTCGTCGGCGTGTACGGCAACAACGACGGGCCCGGCCTGCGTGCCCGGCTGCCCGAGGTGGCATACGCGGACCTCGGCGGCCTGCGCTTCGGCGTCGTCCACGAGACGGGCGCCGCCCAGGGGCGCGAGCGGCGCTGCGCCGCCCGCTTCCCGGACCTCGACGTCCTGGTCTTCGGACACAGCCACATCCCCTGGGACACCACCGCCGACACCGGCCTGCGGCTGCTCAACCCGGGTTCGCCGACCGACCGGCGCCGACAGCCGTACTGCACCTACATGACGGCCACGGTCGCCGACGGCCGGCTCGGGGACGTCGAACTGCACCGGCTGCCGCGGCGGTAGCGGGCCGGTTCAGCCGCCGGACGGGCCCGTCCAGTCCGCCGCCACGTGCCCGATCCGCACCCGCTGGGGGTGGTCGCCCACGGGGACGGACACCGACTTCTCGCCGGTCGCGAAGTCGATGGCGGTCACCTGGTCGGCGCCGCTCTCGGAGACCACGCAGTGCGTGCCGTCGCCGCTGACCGTGGCCCAGTACGGCTTCGCGGCGTTGACCAGCGGGCCCTCGCGCAGCGTCGCGCGGTCCACGACCGTCGCGTAGTCGTCCATCGTGCCCGCGACGCAGAGCTTGGTGCCGTCCGGGCTCATGGAGATGCCGTGGTGGCGCGAGTCGTTGACCCAGGTCGTGCGGTCGTCGTCGGTGGCCGGGTTCTCCGGCAGGGTCTTGGTGCGGGTGATCCGGTCGGTGGCGATGTCGTACTCGAAGAAGCCGTTGAAGAACGACACCTGGAAGTACAGCTTGGACTCGTCCGGCGAGAAGACGGCGGGCCGCACGGCGTCGGACCGGTCGCCGAGACCGATCGCGTCGAGGCGCTCGCGCATGTCGATCACCTTGACCTGCTCGTACGTCGTCGCGTCCACGACGGTGATGCGCCGGTCGCCCTTGGTCCAGTCCAGCCAGGGGGCGTCGAGCGCGGTGTTCACCTCGCCGATGGACATGTTCCAGATGTACCTGCCGTCGCGGGTGAAGATGTTCTCGTGCGGCTTGTCGCCGGTACGGAAGGAGCCGAGCTCCTCCCCGGACTCGATGTCCAGCACGTGCACGGTGTTGGAGGTGGACGCCGACACCGCGACCCGGGTGCCGTCGGGGGAGACCGCCATGTGGTCGGAGCGGTAGCCGGAGACCGGGAAGCGCCAGTTGATGTCACCGGTGGCGAGGTCCACGGACACGACGTCCGCGAAGCTCGGCCGGGAGACCACCACCGACGAGCCGTCCGGTGTCGAGTACATGTCATCGACGAACTGGTCATGCCCCTCGCCGACACTGTTGCGGATGGCCTGGAAGTAGATCCACTTGATCGGGTCGGCGTTGATCTCCGCCATCCGCTCCGCCTTGTCCGGGATGACGTCGATCCGGCCGATTCTCGCGAAGTCGCCGGTGGACCGGATGACGTCGGCGGTGCCGTCCCAGTTGTTGCCGACGAACATCACCTCGCGCAGAGCGGCAGGGGAGTCGGGGGCGGCCGCCGCGCCGGTCACGGGAGCGGCGGCGAGGGCGAGTGCGGTGGCGACGGCGGCGGCGCGGAGGAGCCTGGTTCGATGGGCGGGCATGCTGCTCTCCTCTGGCGGTGGGCGTGGCGGGGGCGCTGGCGCGCTGGCGCGCGCATTCTGAACACAGCCGCTTTCAGAGTGAACTTACTGCAAAGTAAGGAAGGAACGCCCTTCTCCACAAGACCGCGTACACGACAAAATTGGCCGCGGGTGGGGAAATGGCGGTGGCGGGCAGGGGGTGCGGGTGGCGGGCAGGCTCAGGGCGCCCACGGGACGCTACGGCGGCAAGTCCGCCGCACAACGCCAGGCCGAGCGCCGCCGGCGCTTCCTCGACGCCGCGCTCCAGCTCTTCGGCGACACCCCCGGCTACCGCGCCACGACCGTCGCCGCCCTCAGCGAGGCCGCGGGTCTGTCCACCCGCCAGTTCTACGAGGAGTTCCGCACCCTGGAGGACGTGCTCGCCGCCCTGCACCTCCAGGTCAACGACTGGGCCGAGCGAGCCGTCCTCGCGGCGGCGGCCGACGCGCGTGGGCTGCCCCTGCCCGAACGCGCCGGCGCGATCTTCCGCGCCTACGCCGCCGACGTCACCTCCGATCCCCGTCGCGTGCGCATCACCTTCGTCGAGATCATCGGGGTCAGCCCCCGCCTGGAGGAGCAGCGGCTGGCCCGCCGCGCCCGCTGGGTCGACCTCATCCGCGCCGAGGCCGAGTCCGCCGCCGCGCGCGGAGAGGCGGCGTCCCGCGACTACCGGCTCGCCGCCACGGCCTTCATCGGCGGCGTCAACGGCCTGCTGCACGACTACAGCGCGGGCTGGGTGGACGCGACCCTGGACGAGGTCGTCGACGAACTGGTCCGCCAGCTCCTGGCCGTGCTCCGGCCCCCCGGCTGGGGGGCCGGCCAGACGTGACCGGAGACCGATCCGCTTCCGGTCACTCGTCCCAGGCCTGGACGGTGGTCTGCTCGGCGATCGCGCCGCCCCGCAGCGACAGCATCGACTCGGCGAGCACCCGCACGCCGTCCGGGTACACGCACTCCTCGGTGAAGGCGACCTGGTCGCCCTGCACGAGGCACCGGGTCAGCCGGTGCGACATGTCGCGGCTGTACACGTCGTCGAGCATCTCGGCGATCTCGTCCCGGCCGTGCAGGACCTTGGGGCGGCTGGGCTGGTCGTACCGGTCGACGATGCGGACCTCCGCGTCCGGCGCGTAGAGCGACACCAGGGGCGCCGCCGTCTCTCCTTCGATGCCCCGGCGCAGTGCTTCGACGTCGAAGCCGGGGCCGGCCTGAGCGCTCATGACGACCTCCTTTCGAAGACCGCGGCCCGAGGGGGCGGGCCGCACGGGCCCTTACTCCGAGCCTCCTCCGTCCGGGCGCCCACGGCAACGCGGCCGGGCGACTGGTCCCGTCGGGTGAGCGGCGCCGCCCGCCCGTGTCCGTCCGGTGCCCGGCACCGTTGCTCAGGACATGACTTCAACACGACGTATCGCCGCCGCCGTCGGGCTCGCCGCCGGTGTCGCCGGCCTCGCCGCGCCGATGGCGAGCGCCGCCGAGGGTGGCGCGCTGGGCGCCGACAAGCTCAGCGTGACCAAGACGCTCGACTCGCTCGCGGTGAGCGACATGCCCGCCGAGGACCGGGCCCGGATGCCGCGGCCCTCCCAGCAGTTGAACCGGCTCAACGACCTCAACCAGCTCCAGCAGGTCACCGGGCTCGTCTCCCCGCTGTTCGGAGCCGTCCCCGCGCTCGGCTGACGACCCGCGCGCACCAGGCCGCCGAGGGCCGCCCGGCACCGGGCGGCCCTCGGCGGCGTGCCGCGGGCGGACTCAGCCGCCGGCGGCCAGGAACTGGGTGGCCGCCAGCTCCGCGTACAGCGGATCGGCGGTGACCAGTTCCCGGTGCGTGCCCACGGCCCGGACCCGGCCCGCGTCCATCACCACGATCCGCTCGGCCATCGTCACCGTGGACAGCCGGTGCGCGACGACCAACACCGTCGTCGTACGGGCCACGTCGGCCACCGTGTCGCGCAGCGCCGCCTCGTTGACCGCGTCCAGCTGCGAGGTGGCCTCGTCGAGCAGCAGCAGCCGCGGACGGCGCAGCAGGGCGCGCGCGATGGCGACCCGCTGGCGTTCACCGCCCGACAGCTTGGTGCCGCGATGCCCGACCAGCGTCTCGAGGCCGTCCGGCAGCCGCGCCACCAGGGAATCGAGGCGGGTCGTCTTCACCACCGCGGCGACGGCGGCGTCGTCCGCCTCCGGGTTGCCCAGCAGCAGGTTGTTCCGCAGCGAACCGGACAGCACCGGCGCATCCTGCTCCACGTAACCGATCGCGGCCCGCAGCGAGGCCAGGTCCCAGTCCGCAAGGCTCCGGCCGTCCAGCGAGATCTCCCCCGAGACCGGATCGTAGAACCGCTCGACCAGGGAGAATACGGTGGTCTTGCCCGCTCCGGACGGACCGACGAAAGCCGTCATCCCCCGGGACGGCACTTCGAAGGTCACCCCGTGGTGGATGTAGGGCAGGTCGTCGGCGTAGCGGAAGCGGACGTCACGGAAGGCGACGGACGCAGGCTCCGAGCCCGGCGACGGCAGGGGCGCGGGACGGGCCGCGGGCTCCGCGGGCAGGCTCAGCGCGGCCTGGATGCGGGCGAGCGCCGCCTTGCCCGTCTGGTACTGCGTGATCGCGGAGACGACCTCCTGTATCGGCGACATCAGGTAGAACACGAACAGCAGGAACGCGACCAGCGTGCCGATGTCGATCGCCTCCGTCGCCACCCGGGCCCCGCCCACCGCGAGCACCGTGATGAACGCGGTCTGCATCGCCAGCCCGGCCGTGTTGCCCGCCGCCGCCGACCACTTGGCGGCGCGCACGCTCTGCCGCCAGGACTCCTCGGCGGCCTCGTGCAGCGCACGCTCCTCCCGGGGCTCGGCCCCGGACGCCTTCACCGTGCGCAGCGCGCCGAGTATCCGCTCCAGCGCGGCGCCCATCACGCCCACCGCGTCCTGCGCCTGCCGGCTCGCCCGGTTGATGCGCGGCACGATCAGGCCCAGCACCGTCCCCGCCCCGGCGACCACCGCCAGGGTGACCCCGAGCAGCACCGGGTCGACCAGGCCCATCATCACCAGGGTCGCCACCAGCGTGAGCCCGCCGGTGCCGAGGCCGACGAGGGAGTCGGTGGTGACCTCGCGCAGCAGGGTCGTGTCGGAGGTGATCCGGGCCATCAGGTCGCCGGGCTCGGTGCGGTCCACCGCGGTGATCCGCAGCCGCAGCAGATACGACGACAGGGTGCGCCGCGCGCCGAGCACCACGGACTCGGCGGTGCGCCGCAGCACGTACCCGCCCAGCGCGCCCAGCGCCGCGTTGGCGACCACCAGTCCCGACATGGCCAGCAGCGCGCCGGTGATGGCACGGTCGTGCGACAGGTCGTCGATCAGCTCCCGCGCCACCAGCGGCAGCATCAGCCCCGTGGCGCCGGTGACGAGGGAGAGCACGGCGCCCGCGAACAGGGCCCTGCGGTGCGGCCGTACGTACGTCAGCAGCTGCCGCCAGGCGGGCTGACCGGCTTCTGTCCCAGCGGTGCTCACGGCACTCCTTCGGCAGGTGGGCGGAGACATCAGGCTACGTGGGCCCCGAACACGGTCGGAGCGTTCCTTGGCGATCAGTTGCGCGTAGGCTCGGGGGGAACGCTGAACGGCCGAAGAAGGGGTCCAGACCATGGCGCAGGAAGTACGCGGCGTGATCGCACCGGGCAAGGACGAACCGGTGCGGATCGAGAAGATCGTCGTGCCCGATCCCGGACCGGGCGAGGCCGTGGTCAGTGTCCAGGCCTGCGGGGTGTGCCACACCGACCTGCACTACAAGCAGGGCGGCATCAGCGACGACTACCCCTTCCTGCTCGGCCACGAGGCCGCGGGCGTGGTCGAGTCGGTCGGTGCCGGCGTCACCGACGTCGCCCCCGGCGACTTCGTGATCCTCAACTGGCGCGCGGTGTGCGGCAAGTGCCGGGCCTGTCTGCGCGGACGCCCCTGGTACTGCTTCGACACCCACAACGCCGAGCAGAAGATGACGCTGGCCTCGACCGGCCAGGAACTCTCCCCGGCCCTCGGCATCGGTGCCTTCGCCGAGAAGACGCTGGTCGCCGCCGGACAGTGCACCAAGGTCGACCCGGGTGCCTCCGCTCAGGTGGCCGGCCTGCTGGGCTGCGGCGTGATGGCCGGCATCGGCGCCGCCATCAACACCGGCAACGTCGGCCGCGGCGACACCGTCGCCGTCATCGGCTGCGGCGGCGTCGGCGACGCGGCCATCGCCGGCTCCCACCTCGCCGGAGCCGCGAAGGTCATCGCCGTCGACATCGACGACCGCAAGCTGGAGACCGCTCGCTCCATGGGCGCCACCCACACCGTCAACTCCCGCGAGACCGACCCCGTCGAGGCGGTCCGCGAACTGACCGGCGGCTTCGGCGCCGACGTCGTCATCGAGGCCGTCGGCCGCCCGGAGACCTACCGGCAGGCCTTCTACGCCCGCGACCTGGCCGGCACCGTCGTCCTCGTCGGCGTCCCCACGCCCGAGATGAATCTGGAGCTGCCGCTCCTCGACGTCTTCGGCCGCGGCGGCTCCCTGAAGTCCTCCTGGTACGGCGACTGCCTGCCCTCCCGCGACTTCCCGATGCTCATCGACCTCCACCTCCAGGGCCGCCTGGACCTGGACAAGTTCGTCACCGAGACCATCCGGCTCGACGAGGTCGAGAAGGCCTTCGAGCGGATGCACGCCGGTGACGTGCTGCGTTCGGTGGTGGTGCTGTGATGACCGCCCGCATCGAACGCCTCGTCACCTCCGGGCAGTTCAGCCTCGACGGCGGCAGCTGGGACGTCGACAACAACGTCTGGCTGGTCGGCGACGACCACGAGGTGATCGTCATCGACGCCGCCCACGACGCCGACGCCATCGCCGAGGCCGTCGGCGACCGCCGGCTCACCGCCATCGTGTGCACCCACGCCCACAACGACCACGTGAACGCCGCGCCCGCCCTCGCCGAGCGCACCGGTGCCACCATCTGGCTGCACCGCGACGACATGCCCCTGTGGCAGCGGACCCACCCCGACCGCGACCCCGACGCCTGGCTGACCGACGGCCAGGTCATCGAGGCAGCCGGCGCCGACCTGACCGTCCTGCACACCCCCGGGCACGCGCCCGGCGCGGTCTGCCTCTACGACCCGGGCCTCGGCACCGTCTTCACCGGCGACACCCTCTTCCAGGGCGGCCCCGGCGCCACCGGACGCTCCTACTCCCACTTCCCGACGATCATCGACTCGATCCGCGACCGGCTTCTGGTGCTCCCGCCCGAGACCGAGGTCCGCACCGGTCACGGCGACCCGACCACCATCGGGGCCGAGGCACCGCACCTGGAGGAGTGGATCAAGCGCGGTCACTGACCCGGTGCGCGACGGCACCGGCGGGAAACACCCGTAAAAGGTGACAGAAGATGTCCGGCTTCCGAGGCACCCTCGAACACGAGATCAGCAGCAGTCGTGGGAGAGGAACGGAAGCCGGACATGGCACAATCACCGAACAAGCCGCTGGCGGGCAGGGTCGCGCTGGTCGCCGGAGCGACCCGCGGCGCCGGACGCGGCATCGCCGTCGAACTGGGCGCGGCCGGCGCCACCGTCTACGTCACCGGCCGCAGCACCCGCGCCCGCCGCTCCGAGTACGACCGCCCGGAGACCATCGAGGACACCGCCGACCTGGTCACCGAGGCCGGCGGCCACGGCATCGCCGTACCGACCGACCACCTCGATCCCACGCAGGTCGCCGCGCTCGTCGACCGCGTCGCCCGCGAGCAGGACCGCCTCGACGTCCTGGTCAACGACATCTGGGGCGGCGAGCACCTCTTCGCATGGGACAGCCCCGTCTGGGAGCACGACCTCGACAAGGGGCTCAGGCTGCTGCGGCTCGCGGTCGAGACCCATGCCGTCACCAGTCACCACGCCCTGCCGCTGCTGCTGCGCCGCCCCGGCGGACTGGTCGTGGAGGTCACCGACGGCACCGACGACTACAACCGCGACCACTACCGCGTCTCGTTCTTCTACGACCTCGCCAAGACGTCCGTCCTGCGCATGGCCTTCGCCCTCGGTCACGAGGTCGGCCCGCACGGCGCCACCGCCGTCGCGCTGACCCCGGGCTGGCTGCGCTCGGAGATCATGCTCGACCACTTCGGCGTGCGCGAGGACAACTGGCGCGACGCCCTCGACCGCGTCCCGCACTTCGCCATCTCGGAGACACCCCGCTACGTCGGCCGCGCCGTCACCGCCCTCGCCACCGACCCGCACGTGTCGCGCCTCAACGGGAAGTCCCTGTCCAGCGGAGGCCTGGCGCGGGAGTACGGCTTCACCGACCTCGACGGCAGCCGCCCGGACGCCTGGCGCTACCTCGTCGAGGTCCAGGACGCGGGCAAGCCGGCCGACGTCACCGGCTACCGCTGACGGGCGGCAGCGGCCACCGGGCCGCGTGACCCGGCGGCAGGGCCAGATCCTCGCGTACGGCCGAGTAGTAACCCTCGCGGCCGGCGCGCTGCCGGTCCAGCAGAACCTGCCAGGCCTCCGGGTCGCGCGTCCCCTCGCGCAGGAAGCGCTCCATGTCCAGTACCGCCACGACCCAGACCCGCGCCATCTCCACGACCTCCCTGCTGCCCAGCAGGAGCAGCGCCTCCCCGGCCGGGTCCCGGGCGAGCGTGGCCTCGGCCTGGGCCGACGCGGCCTCCTCCGGGCTCAGCGGATGGGGGTGCGGGTCGTTGCCGAGGTGGGCGGCGATCCGGTACGTCAGCGTGACGGAGGCCTTCAGAGCCCGGGCGTAGTCGGCGTACACCGCGAGCCTGCGCTCCTCCCAGCGCGCCGCCGTCTCCCGGCGGAACCGGGCCTGGTCACTGCGGACCACGGCGAGATACGAACCGAGGGCACCGATCACGACGCCTATGAGCGCGGGCAGTTGCTGCAAGAACACGGACATGCGGGCACGTTAGCCGCCGCGGTGATCGTTCCGGCAGTACGGTCGGTGCCCATGACGGAGACAGGGCGTTTCACGAACCACGGAGCACTGGTCACGGGCGCGGCCCGCGGCATCGGCGCGGCCACCGCCCGGCGGCTGGCCGCGGAGGGGGCGCGGGTACTGCTGACCGACGTCGACCTCGCCGCCGCGCGGCGGACGGCGCGGGAACTGGCCGAGCAGGGACTCGGCGTCGAGGCCTTCGGCTGCGACGTCACCGACCGGGCGTCCGTGGAGGCCGCCGTCGCCCACGCCGCGGACACCTTCGGCACCCTCGACGTCCTGGTCAACAACGCCTACGCCTGTACGCCGGACGCCCCGTTCTTCGAGGACGAGGCCGACGAGGCCTGGGCCCGCGACCTCGACGTCACCCTCACCGGCGCCTACCGCTGCTGCCGCGCCGCGCTGCCCCACCTCGCGGCCTCGGGACGCGGCGCGATCGTGAGCGTCGGCTCGGTCAACGGCGTCCAGGACTTCGGCAACCACGCCTACAGTGCCGCCAAGGCCGGCCTCGCCTCGCTCACCCGTACCCTCGCCGGGCACGCCGCGCCGCGCGGTGTCCGCGTCAACCTGGTGACGCCGGGCACCGTGCGCACCACCGCGTGGGAGGGCCGGGACGAGGACCTGGCGGCGGTCCGGGGGCTGTATCCGCTGGGCCGGGTCGGCGAACCCGAGGACATCGCGGCGGCCGTCGCCTTCCTCGCCTCCCGGGACGCCTCCTGGATCACCGGCACGACACTGGTCGTCGACGGCGGGCTGACCGCCGTGAACACCGGGTTCCGGCGCGCGGTCGGGCCGGAGGCGGGCGGGGAAGTGGTGGAGAACACAACGGGCGGGGCATGTGCGGCAGAACACAGCCGCGGGTAACGAACTCGCCCGCAGCTCTTGACAGATGAGAAGATCGACGTGACCAGCAACACGGTCCGTTATGTCCGATTGGCTGGCGATTACTCACATCGCCTTCACGCCCGGCGCCGTATGCTTCACAGCATGTCCACCACTGTTGAACCCTCCTCCGAGCGATCGGCTGCCGAGGTCAACGAGGAGATCCGGGCCCTGTGGCTCCGGTCGGGCGGGACACTGAGCGTCGAGCAGCGTGAGGAGTACCAGCGGCTCGTCATGGAGTGGGCCGCCGCGGACCCGGAGCACGCCGCCTGACCGGCGGCCCGGGCCTCCTCCGCGCCTCGCGGCCCCGGCCCGGGATCACC carries:
- a CDS encoding CBS domain-containing protein, coding for MTQYVRDIMTGHPVTVEPQTSVTAVARLMRDRDLGAVLVTDGDALRGLVTDRDLVIRSVADGGDPEQTTVAGACSDDLVTVRSDEQLDHAVEVMREHAVRRVPVVDDGRPVGIVSLGDLAMERDPESALGDISVARPNP
- the rfbB gene encoding dTDP-glucose 4,6-dehydratase, with protein sequence MNLLVTGAAGFIGSRYVRTLLAPDAPDAPRITVLDSLTYAGTLDALPLGHPRLDFVHGDIRDTALVDKLMAGTDQVVHFAAESHVDRSIGAAADFVLTNVVGTQTLLDAALRHGADTFVHVSTDEVYGSLESGSATEEYPLRPSSPYAASKASADLLALSYHRTHGLDVRVTRCSNNYGPYQFPEKLVPLFVTHLLDGRKVPLYGDGRNVRDWLHVDDHCHGVDLVRTRGRAGQVYNIGGGTELTNRELTGLLLDACGAGRDRIEYVADRKGHDLRYSVDWSKARDELGYRPGRDFTAGLAGTVAWYRANRAWWETLKQRTGSAP
- a CDS encoding metallophosphoesterase family protein → MRLLLMSDTHLPKRAKELPEALLAEIPRADVVVHAGDWVDTDTLDLLEHRSQRLVGVYGNNDGPGLRARLPEVAYADLGGLRFGVVHETGAAQGRERRCAARFPDLDVLVFGHSHIPWDTTADTGLRLLNPGSPTDRRRQPYCTYMTATVADGRLGDVELHRLPRR
- a CDS encoding YncE family protein translates to MPAHRTRLLRAAAVATALALAAAPVTGAAAAPDSPAALREVMFVGNNWDGTADVIRSTGDFARIGRIDVIPDKAERMAEINADPIKWIYFQAIRNSVGEGHDQFVDDMYSTPDGSSVVVSRPSFADVVSVDLATGDINWRFPVSGYRSDHMAVSPDGTRVAVSASTSNTVHVLDIESGEELGSFRTGDKPHENIFTRDGRYIWNMSIGEVNTALDAPWLDWTKGDRRITVVDATTYEQVKVIDMRERLDAIGLGDRSDAVRPAVFSPDESKLYFQVSFFNGFFEYDIATDRITRTKTLPENPATDDDRTTWVNDSRHHGISMSPDGTKLCVAGTMDDYATVVDRATLREGPLVNAAKPYWATVSGDGTHCVVSESGADQVTAIDFATGEKSVSVPVGDHPQRVRIGHVAADWTGPSGG
- a CDS encoding TetR/AcrR family transcriptional regulator, whose product is MAGRLRAPTGRYGGKSAAQRQAERRRRFLDAALQLFGDTPGYRATTVAALSEAAGLSTRQFYEEFRTLEDVLAALHLQVNDWAERAVLAAAADARGLPLPERAGAIFRAYAADVTSDPRRVRITFVEIIGVSPRLEEQRLARRARWVDLIRAEAESAAARGEAASRDYRLAATAFIGGVNGLLHDYSAGWVDATLDEVVDELVRQLLAVLRPPGWGAGQT
- a CDS encoding nuclear transport factor 2 family protein, which encodes MSAQAGPGFDVEALRRGIEGETAAPLVSLYAPDAEVRIVDRYDQPSRPKVLHGRDEIAEMLDDVYSRDMSHRLTRCLVQGDQVAFTEECVYPDGVRVLAESMLSLRGGAIAEQTTVQAWDE
- a CDS encoding ABC transporter ATP-binding protein, whose amino-acid sequence is MSTAGTEAGQPAWRQLLTYVRPHRRALFAGAVLSLVTGATGLMLPLVARELIDDLSHDRAITGALLAMSGLVVANAALGALGGYVLRRTAESVVLGARRTLSSYLLRLRITAVDRTEPGDLMARITSDTTLLREVTTDSLVGLGTGGLTLVATLVMMGLVDPVLLGVTLAVVAGAGTVLGLIVPRINRASRQAQDAVGVMGAALERILGALRTVKASGAEPREERALHEAAEESWRQSVRAAKWSAAAGNTAGLAMQTAFITVLAVGGARVATEAIDIGTLVAFLLFVFYLMSPIQEVVSAITQYQTGKAALARIQAALSLPAEPAARPAPLPSPGSEPASVAFRDVRFRYADDLPYIHHGVTFEVPSRGMTAFVGPSGAGKTTVFSLVERFYDPVSGEISLDGRSLADWDLASLRAAIGYVEQDAPVLSGSLRNNLLLGNPEADDAAVAAVVKTTRLDSLVARLPDGLETLVGHRGTKLSGGERQRVAIARALLRRPRLLLLDEATSQLDAVNEAALRDTVADVARTTTVLVVAHRLSTVTMAERIVVMDAGRVRAVGTHRELVTADPLYAELAATQFLAAGG
- a CDS encoding S-(hydroxymethyl)mycothiol dehydrogenase — protein: MAQEVRGVIAPGKDEPVRIEKIVVPDPGPGEAVVSVQACGVCHTDLHYKQGGISDDYPFLLGHEAAGVVESVGAGVTDVAPGDFVILNWRAVCGKCRACLRGRPWYCFDTHNAEQKMTLASTGQELSPALGIGAFAEKTLVAAGQCTKVDPGASAQVAGLLGCGVMAGIGAAINTGNVGRGDTVAVIGCGGVGDAAIAGSHLAGAAKVIAVDIDDRKLETARSMGATHTVNSRETDPVEAVRELTGGFGADVVIEAVGRPETYRQAFYARDLAGTVVLVGVPTPEMNLELPLLDVFGRGGSLKSSWYGDCLPSRDFPMLIDLHLQGRLDLDKFVTETIRLDEVEKAFERMHAGDVLRSVVVL
- a CDS encoding MBL fold metallo-hydrolase, with product MTARIERLVTSGQFSLDGGSWDVDNNVWLVGDDHEVIVIDAAHDADAIAEAVGDRRLTAIVCTHAHNDHVNAAPALAERTGATIWLHRDDMPLWQRTHPDRDPDAWLTDGQVIEAAGADLTVLHTPGHAPGAVCLYDPGLGTVFTGDTLFQGGPGATGRSYSHFPTIIDSIRDRLLVLPPETEVRTGHGDPTTIGAEAPHLEEWIKRGH
- a CDS encoding SDR family oxidoreductase, which gives rise to MAQSPNKPLAGRVALVAGATRGAGRGIAVELGAAGATVYVTGRSTRARRSEYDRPETIEDTADLVTEAGGHGIAVPTDHLDPTQVAALVDRVAREQDRLDVLVNDIWGGEHLFAWDSPVWEHDLDKGLRLLRLAVETHAVTSHHALPLLLRRPGGLVVEVTDGTDDYNRDHYRVSFFYDLAKTSVLRMAFALGHEVGPHGATAVALTPGWLRSEIMLDHFGVREDNWRDALDRVPHFAISETPRYVGRAVTALATDPHVSRLNGKSLSSGGLAREYGFTDLDGSRPDAWRYLVEVQDAGKPADVTGYR
- a CDS encoding SDR family NAD(P)-dependent oxidoreductase; translation: MTETGRFTNHGALVTGAARGIGAATARRLAAEGARVLLTDVDLAAARRTARELAEQGLGVEAFGCDVTDRASVEAAVAHAADTFGTLDVLVNNAYACTPDAPFFEDEADEAWARDLDVTLTGAYRCCRAALPHLAASGRGAIVSVGSVNGVQDFGNHAYSAAKAGLASLTRTLAGHAAPRGVRVNLVTPGTVRTTAWEGRDEDLAAVRGLYPLGRVGEPEDIAAAVAFLASRDASWITGTTLVVDGGLTAVNTGFRRAVGPEAGGEVVENTTGGACAAEHSRG